The DNA window GTGAAGCGAAGGATAGTGGTACCGATACAGTTCACGTACGTCCGAACAGTTGGACGGGTTGCGTATCTCTCGCTCCGAGTGGCTTTTCCACGGCACAGCATCTGCAGGCTGTTCAGGTTGCTTGGCCGGCTGGGGCATGGGCATCGGCACTGGCGGGACGATCGGCAGCGATGGTGCATGATCGGTTGCGATGGCGGAACGATCGGAAGCGACGGCGGCTGGATCGGTACCGAGGAACACTAGGGGTGGGTTCTGCATGCCAACCGTAACCAAGATGGCACATCACGCTCTACGCACTTCTTGCGGTAAGCATCGAACAGGTGCCAGCTGGACACTGGAAGTTGATGGCGCCCGTAATCGAGCACTGGTAGAAAGCGGCTACAGTCGGCAGTGTTGGCCAGCAGGTCGCGACGGGCTGGTTGATGCACGCCGTCACGGTGTGCTCGATGTTCGCCGGCAGCGCCTTGAGCGAGGAGGTCAGAATGCTCGTCGGGATATCGCCGGGCTCGCAGCGCACCTTGTTGGTGGAGTCACAGGCCAGCGTGCGCGGGTTGAAGCACGTGTTGTCCGGGCAGGTGAATAAATGGTGCGCCCGGTACGGCACATGAAGAACTGCTTGCAGTTGATCGGGTTCGGCACCAGATCTCCGGTGTTCTTGCAGAGCTGTGGCCAgattaaaatagaataaatgtCTGGGATGAAAAAACGACCTTCCTATTTAGCCATCTATGTTCACTATTACCTGTGCGCTCGCTGGCGGCGATCAAAGCCGCGAAAATTAGAAAGCGTTGCATGTTGGTTGACTCCTCCGACTCTGTTGCGTATGATGTTCAGTCGTCCGACAacgaaatatatatatatacatcaCAACGAAGCTCGAGTCAACATTTGCAAGATATAATTCCAGGTAGCATATCAACAGTGATAAGATAAGAAGATCTCGTTGACATCAATGACCTATCTATTGTTTCGCTATCGACAGTAGATGCCAGGAACGTGTTTGGACGATTGCTTGAGCCATCATATTTTGGGGAAGATAGCAAAGCTTGTTTCAACATTTGACAAAGACGATCACATTGTGTTCATTAGTAGTTATCGTGGACGAGTAACAAAGCGGATGTCACCGACGAGGACGTTATCAGTCGTTTCGCTGACGAAACAGGAGTATCATTTCCGATATGTTTAACTGCGTACGCACCTGACAGTTAACGTTTTTGTGACAGATCTTGCGGAAGTTAGTTGATCGATACGCGGTTCAAACATTTAATCACCCAGGGGAATTCCCGTCCCTGGACGATCAGTGCGTTGAGCAGGCATGTCCGATGCTGTACCGATACGAGGTACAAGATTTTTTATGTGGAGGTAAAGCGTAGTAGCACGATCTTCTAGGACGATTAGTATTTTCAAGGGATACTATACATGAATCATTTGTGAAGGTCATTACAAAATGCTAAAGTAGAAGATTGCAAGAGAGCAAAATTCACCACACGTTAAGAACGCATGCACGTAGCGATTggaagaaaattgtatgcaagTTCTATATCAATCTCCGTGAATTCCCAAGCAGCAAAGCTGGGCGTAACGAGTACATCGTAACGTTTAATGTTAATATGTAAGAGTGAAGTCAGTTGAAATTGTAAAAAAGTTAACTAGAAACTTCTTCATTATAGCTTTTATATCAAATAAAGATACAACATTAAATTACAAAGGTAAGCTATATCTAGATAGAGTATTTATAGAGATTATAAGTAGCTCTTAGTAAAAACACTTGTATTTTGagtttttatctatttttataCACTCTTCAAGTTTTGTCATTAACCTTAACGTTCGTAGTGAAACAGTTGAAATGATTTATAAAATTCGAAAATAGTAACATCTTACTAATAGAAATGTAAGGTTATTTTTATAGTACATTTAAATTGCCAGATTTCACTCGAGTATAGTAGTtactcaaagattctcaagcGTGTTTACAAGAATTCAcgataatgtaaaaaaaaataatgaaatatgaCAACCTACCTAGGAAATATTCCAATGCTATTCAATTATACATAAATAACAAATTGTGAAACTAACAATAAAACGTTTTCCAGTTAATTTAGTATAAatattagcaaaaaaaaacacattatgCTTGCAGATTGAGCTACATGTTTAAACAGCTTAATTTAAGAAcaaagagaaggaaagaaacgaaGGAAAAGATTGCACTTTTTAATACTGCGCGATaccaattttcttttttttttttattaaatacattttgaagAAGACATTTTTTGTTCATGTCCCTTCATCATTATGCTTCATATGATTCATATTTATATgtcattctttttttatttatctttttatttttttataagtaATTTTTCCTCGGTATAGTTGttagatttattttttggcctgtaggttttgtttgattgatttttttgattaaatttgcTTTCGTTTCATAACGCATTTATCTTCTGTCTCGAGCATATGCTGTTATAAATTCTAAACGTTACAAGGCGTTACGTTCTCTGTTCAATAATACATTGTACACGCTTGTATTCGTAAGCAGTCCACCTTGCGTGCAATAATCTTGCACTTGTGATATGTTGCTTGCGAGTTTATTCATGCCGGATCCATCTTAGCTAACCCTTGGTGCTCACAAaccgtaaaaaaataatttttgtaaTCTTTATTCTAGCATGTTATCCGTTAGAATTATCAGTGAACTCAACATATGAAAGAAGAAACGCGAAGCAAAGAAGAAAGTGCAAATTGATTCTCATTAATTGTATAGTTCTCGAGAAAAAATTGTACAAGCACACCCTCTTTACCATCTGTGACCATTTTTACCTCATGTTACCTTCAATTACAAGGCGATTGACCGAAACTAAAAGATGCTTCTCTGTGGAGAGCACGAGATTTAATCAGAATTTCTGCTGTAAAAATGCTctaaaaagaagcaaataatGAGCATCTCTTTGGGTCAAAGTGTGACATTTACCCCGCAACCTCGTTGCTCCCGTTCGATGAAGACGATGAACTCCGAGAAGATGGGCTTAATTTACCTTCAACTCGTCAACTGACACCCGAGGCATCATGTGAAGAAAAAGTCATCTTAAAATCcataaacaaagcaaaacaaaaaaaaactactacaaCAACATGTATCCACACACgcaagttttttgttgttattccGTTCGTTCCTGCTCCTCTGGGACCATTCCCGGAGGCATGCCCGATGACATGTAGCGCATAGGATCGGATTGAATTTTTGCACTGTCCCTGCTCTTCGGTCACACACCTGGTAGGGCCGCAGAGCTCGCTCTTCTCGCACCATGGCCACCGTGCGCGCGTTGACTGGACGTTGATGGACGATTTCGAATGCGAACTGACACGCTGAAAACTGAGCCGGCCACGAGGTGTGAAGGATTGATTCTTAcaagtttaattttattaaacacCACGATTGGGGAGGAGGGCCACACGTACCAGCACACGGACAGTTTCGGTCAGCGTTACGGATCACCGAAGAGGAGTTATTTATCGCTCGAAACGGTCCagtcccccccctccccctcttaGAGAAACACATTTTGCGTAGAGTGACataactttttttcttcttcttcttctccttacCCGCTCCATAATTAACACCTTTCGGTGGGACCCGTGCGTATGTGAACAGAGGTTTGATAGGTTGGCCGTAATGTGGAGgaattatttttgcttttttttttgctggaacGTGAATTGCTGCACTTTTCGTCGATTGTTCCAGCGATTCGATCTGCTGGAAGACGCACGTGCGATATTCTCGGCCGAGCAGCAGAGCCCGGTCGGGTAgctaattaaattattgattCGTGGTGGTCTTCCTGTCAGCTATGGTACCGACCATGCTCGAACCGTACCGGGAAAGAGTAGCCATGTCGGGTTGAACCAGAGCTTGGGCTGCCTGGCTAGTTGGCGATAGAGCTCAACGGGAAACTGGGTAGGTAACGtttaatcattttgttttctccGGAATATGTGAGGAAGTGCGGGGAACCTTTTTTGTGCTTGCAGTATCACACTAGAattaaaatagtaaaaaacgGTGCCCATGAAAATTGctgaaataagtaaaaaaaaaaccctaccTCGATGAAAAAGAGCTTTCGTGACGAATGGAATTACAAACCGTAGATATCATTGGGTTTCGTTGCTGCCGGCACACCGTTCGCGCGGGACCAGTAATCGGGCAGCACAGGCAGCCTTCTAGATTCGGTAGCCATGTTCGACTGATAATTGCATAAACTTTCACAAAATGACTCACGCTCACTGTtgggtgtgctttttttcttaatcTTTGGTTTTTTGTCTGAAACCCACGTGAGTGAATCCAGTAGACATGCAAAATGAACCGTCGGCGCAGGCACATTCCGACCCTTTGACAAAACCCGCCGGCAAAGGAAATCGACCCATTAATTAGCTATCGGCTGGGTAGGTAACGCTGCGTGCACGCATCAGAAACTTGGGGCTTGGGTATGTTAGGTCGAGAAAAAAGCGTACTTTAACAATCAACGGTAGTTGTTATGGGTCAACGGTTTTAAAAAGATAcgtaatagttttttttgttgtgaatTGTAAAGCTTGCACTCCAAACCTTAAATTTTACAGAATACTTTCGAATAAACTTAAGTTATAAGATTTTATCAACCTGTGAGTCGATGGCTTCTgtactttttgcaaaaaatattaaatttgtgcGTTTACTTCAATTATAAAATGGTCATTTTGGTATTTGGTACCATATCAATAAAGTAACCCACTATCCCCAGAGCCATCTACCGGAAAATGCGCTCTTAACTATGACACTAACAGAAATCTATTTGAACTCTCCTCAACCTGAACATCACCTATTTAttaaatgaactttaaacccGTCATCATATATTCATTCATTGTCCCGCATTTCCGGAAAGGGGGCGGATTGCCGAGCTCATGCATGCTCAATGAGTGCTCTTGCGGGAAAAGCTGCAATCACGGCACCATATAATTTCATCCACTGAATGAATGAACCGTTGTGGTACACTTGTGAATGACAAATAGCACAGagaattgaatgaaaaatcatTTGCAAAACAATGCACAAACTTGCAACCCCCATTGGAGCCATTGTCCATTAGCATTCTCTACGAGCGAGGCAAATCTAGCCCAGCAACGGTTTCATTCACCCTATCTCGTAGCTACCCCAGAATGCGCTTTTTtcttaacatttttttctcaatgaCATGTACAACTTTCCTTCCCCGTGCGAGCACCATTGAGCAGATGAAGCACGAAAGCTTTAATTTCCGACCAGAAATGCAATAAAACGTGCATCCGGTTGTTTAGTACGGGTAGAACGAACGATAAGATAAGTAGCATTTGTCGAGTGGCACTGCGGTGCTGTAGTCGCTTCTCTCACATCCCCTCTGGACACGGATTTGTGTGCACTCACTTGGAAATTGGACAGCTTGGGACGGGGGACGCATTTATAAAACGCCTATCTATTATTAGTGACAATTATGACGGATGGTACGCGTTTAGCGAGCGATGCCTGCCTGCGATGTTGTTGATTTGGACGCAAGCAACGCGGTGGCTTTTTGGTTGGTGTGTTGTTGATGATTTAACAATTGTCGACCACAGCGAGAGTGTTGGGAAGTGGCATTTAGATGCGTTGAATGTTAGTTGCAGAAGCGAAGATGAGTTGCTCGCAATGACTGGTATTTTGGGGGCGAAGTTCAGGAAATTTGCTGACAGAGGGCGCTAATTGTATCTTGTACTTAGAGTTGAAGTTATCTCTCATCGATTAGCTCTACTCAGTGATTAGCTTacaatgctgctttcagacgATTCACTAGTTAGAAGTGTGTGCTTTTTCCTACAAAACCCGTTCGAGCTTGATAATCGTTGCATTTTGGAACATCATGAGCAGTGAAAAAGACTTTTCCGCTACTTCTATATGACCCAGAAGATAGTTGCGAGAATGAAGCCTTGTTCGTTGAAAAGGCGTTTTTTTGTGGACTTTTAAACCATCAATAAGTGAAAAAATAAGAATTATTCGATAAAAGGGAAATGTCTTCAAAAGCTGTCTAAGAACACATAATAGAAACAGTGTAACATTAGTGTTGCACTAAGCAGAAGTGCACACCGCGGGTCTCTTACTAGTTTAATTAGTCCAAGACATTAGTAAATAATACAAAGTTATAGCGTTATAATCAAAATAAAGTGCATAAAGATTTACACGCAAACAATGCTTACTAATAAATGAATTATTAGGGACTTGCGATTTGAAAGCAACCCCATTTACTCTCAACACTAATTCAGTCTCTAATatcttttatttatctttctgaacaaacaaacccattcACCATTCGCGCACACTTTTATCGCCTATCGTCCGCTTATAAAGACATGTTATATTTATACTTCAGTCTACCGCAATGCTTACTTTTGCGCAGTCTTTGCCCTGAACAAGCCCATTGAAGCATGTGGACGACGAAGCTTACCCTGCCTCTGGTAACCTTGGGCGCGCAGCGGCCGGAGTGTCGATCCAGTAGTGCTTTCGATGTATGGATACCTAATaccaagcaaaaacaaaacctaaaCGACGATTGCGTCAAACGCGGTAGCCATTGTTGTTCTGCTTGTCGTATTCCCTTGGTACGCCCGCGCCTGCCGCGCCTTTATTTACCCTGGCTAAGCTCTTTGTACGGTGTGtttgtaaaaataacaaaattagcTCGCCGTCCGTTTGTCGCAAAGTGTGGAGAAAATGGAGCACACAACCCTCTAATGTCGGTGTGGCAGTTTGAAGAGGTTCTAGATGACGCGACACACCGGTCGTAACGGGGCAAAGAGGCGCATGTTGTGGTTTTGCCTAGCCACGGTGCAGACATTGATGATGGGTGCAGTTAGTCAATTATGCAGCAGTAGTTTTTGTGCTGAAAAATTGATAAGATATGGGTTTGTTTGAAGGAGTACTACTTTTAGAGggataatttattaatttattagaaAAGTTATACTGAGAATAGTCGCTATCAAGTGACATTGGGTCATAATTCATTGCACACGTATCTAGTTAAATCAAACGTGACGCGCAAAAACGAAATCGGGTGgtaaaatagaaaaagaataatCCTATCAGATTGAACAAATCCCTTCCCAGCATGAGCTTGATTCCGAAGAACAAAACCCCATCTCCCCCAGAGCAAAGATCTCACGCATCATCCTGGTACGTTTGCTTGTGAATTTAAGGTAGGCAAGTATAACCATCCAAAAAAGATACAGATTGGCAGGTATGTATCAAAAATCCTGTCCTCAAGGGTACTTGGTTTGAGGTGGCTCAAGGCACAGCCACTTGACGTTGATCTAGGAAGCATTTGGTGGCCAAAGGCATTGCGGGCTACCGAACGTAACGTACCGCTTCCCATACAACCCAGGGGCGTGAAATTTGATCCTGCCGGTTCGTGGAGCTGTGCTTTCCGAATCGCTCGCTGGCCCACTGAAGCCGGTGAGGACGAAATTCGGGGAAATAGATTAAATTAAACACCCGTCCAGACGCAGCGTGAGGCACCAAACAACGAACCTTCACTGATCTTCAGACACGGGCTTGTCACCTTCGATTAGGGGGCTATGTTTTCGCTGAAAATTGGCTGAACCAGGCCTGCGCAAGGCGTCGGCTGGTTGACGGTGCGTGAATGCTGAGGGTAAGGAGATTTTTTAAAAGATCTCAATAAAGATATGCTGGCAAATGCATAATTGAGtgttaaaatatcattttGAAGCGTATTTTATTGCGTTCGAAGTTTAAATGAGACGTCAAGTGATGGCTCATTCGATGGTGCAGTGTCTTTAAAGTGTCATGAACGATCATGAGATGTTGagatttaatttgaatttttatttgcattatcTTTATGCAGTTATTTTAAGCTCATAAGGAAGctcatttattaaaaaaataaataaaaactatacaaaaatttaaaatactgTTCAAGCGCAACGTAAGCTTGTTTCAGTAACGAATTATGGCGGCGAGAATTAGGGGaaataaaaagcttttttatGAAGAAAAACTATCCTCTATAATTACATTCATTATACACCACGGGTAAACCATTTCCTGTTGATGTCAATGCTGTTTTTAGCTGAAATTCAAATCTTGCAACAAATGTATCATTGAGATCATCAAAAACTAACTGCCCACCATTCCGTGCACAAAAGTGTGACTTGAAGGTGCAGTGGTAAAGAATTACCCGCACCCTTCCAGTACATCGCCACTAACATTGCATCGCACTGTCGCGATGGATTTTGACCTCCAACGGGGGCAGTCTTCGTACACGGTTTGCATGTATGCGCCAAGCATTACGACAAGCCCGTTAGATAATTATCCTTCGGACCTGATGACGGTCCCGGGACGAAGCGATCACGTGCAAGGCTGTTCGAAAAACAAATCGTGCACGCATGACGATCCTGCCTCCCTGCAAGTGTTGTGCAGCGAAACGGTGGCATGCAGAAACCCAGCCCCTTCCCGTCCATTGACCCGAGGGAGTGCAGTGGTACCTGTGTTtttgggtgtgttttttgttgttgttgtttccattttcccaAATGTTTTGTTCGCTTGTGGGAAAAAAGGATTGTTTTGTTGAGATTATACGCCGCCGTGTGAAGGGTGAAGCTCGACTTTTGGGTTATGGTTCGGTTCGGCCTTAGTTCTGCCCCACAGTTATGTAACGATTTGGAGGTAATATTTTGCTGCAAGTTGTGTTTCGTCCTCTTCGAACGAAGCTGTCGAACAGAAGACAGGCTAACGCGAACAATTGGGCTGCTCTCATTAAACATCTGTTATTAGCCAACGGCATGAGCGTATTGTGTGTGCCGTTGATGAGGGATTTGTTTTCGAACATTTCACCTTTCGCGGTGCACAGAGGCCCACAAAGACACAAAAGCACACAGACGCACAGCCACAGCCATGGGAGAACGCACAAAATAATAAGAGAAATGTAATTTCAATTCTCAAGCTCTTAAGAAATATGTTCTTTCTTTCACCGTTTTCCGTTTTGTCGATGAACCGGACTGTAAGGGTAGGTAGGTATAATCACACAGAAGCTTGATGCGGGTTGTTGTTGTAGGGAAGCCTTTTCCCACACCATTTTGAAGAAGTCATGTTTGTGCTTTTGTGCTGGAGGGAGGAGCAAATTGGAAGGATATTTGATACTGTTTATGTACGGGTGAATACTTACTGGAAGTTTGAAGTTGAGCTATCGGATTGATCTGATTCAATGTGGTCTAAAGTAAATTATCTAAAATAACTCAATGTAatacaatgaaaaatataatttaaattttagagCATTTTAATCAATGCATTGCATGAATATATATACAgaagttaataaataatttgaatcTTGAAACATTTAAAGTAACATTTTGATGACGTCATGTTGTTGTTAGCACTTACCTGTTCTTGGTTGtaatttgttaaatattatctgttttttgttgccttaTTTTGATTTCTATTTGAATTGTAAGTATTGTATATCGTCAATTGGATTTTAATAGTTCAAATATATTGTTGAATTACTTTGTTTATTTCTCTTCACATTTTTAATGCAGTGGACCTTGTAGTCCACAGTAAAACCTTATTCATTAAAATTGACATTGTagtacaatatttttttattcaggagtaagtTGTAGTAAAAtatcatataaaataaaactataaacCATTGATTGTATTGTGATTTTTAGTTAATTCTGCTTATGGTTATATAGCTTTCAAAACTgtgagaaggaaaaaagcatTTGATAATTATACCAGCCAACATGTTTCTGTAATTATTAATATACCACTAAGTATTCCAAACATGTTAATACTCTGAAACAGTTTCTTTATATTCGTTTTACTCTTTTTCCTCGTTTTATTTTACTACTCCTATTTTTTCTTGCATAGTGGTCATTTATTTATAGCACCTTTGACAAGTATTTCGACCGATTtggtttaaaattgaaaatgctTTATTGCTTGGAattggtttaatttaatttatttatttcagtATCACAACACGTAAACGTTAATGTGTATCTCGACTTGAATCATTAAAACTTAACAATTCATTGCGACGATTATTGAACACATACTAGTTGGTGAAAAAATCGAAGCAGTAAGAGCATGTGTCATGAGCTAatgtattttgtttaatttaggTTCATTCTTATTACAATAAGTTATTCAACATGCTTATGTGAGCGTTTTAAGCAACGAATGTATTACTTTACCCATGCAGAACAGCCTCATCGAAACGAATCATTCATTCACTATTAACCATGGTTAAAACAAAAGCCAACACTTCCCATCttacgtacaaaaaaaaaacccaacttCATCTTGCACCTGGATCGTCCCTTTTCCCCTTCCCACAGTGCCAGCTGGGTGTACACCCTTTTCCCGCACCCTTATCAATCAAAACAGGTGAAAAACGTTCCGTTTAATTTCCGCTCGCGCGCTATCTCGATTACGAGCGAATCATCCGGTTACAAAGATGCAGTTGCATCCGGCAATACAAGGGTACACATAGGTAAGACTGCCCACTGACCTGTTCCTGTCGATGCGTGGCTGAATCCCTTGGGAAAAACACATTGGCCGCAACCGGGTTtgcgggtttttgttttttggtgtttCAATTATCCCGACCAGTGGCCCTTTTTGTTTGGGCTTTCCGTGTGTTTCCGTGTGTTTTCTCAATCGACTGTCAAGCGCACTGCTGTGAAGTgatcgtttcctttttttgttttttttttttaataaacaaaattatggTCCTAGATAAGAGGTGTGTTGACCTACAAATGCCGCCTTCATGCGCGTGGTACGTGTGGGAACGCGTGAAgcggagagggagagagcgagcgtGAGGGAGAAAAGCAAAGGGACGAGGATGATCTCAGCAGGAGCAAGCTGCGGGTGTCTGGTAATTGCTACCAAAAGTAAAGCGAAGATAAAATCTCGATCGCACGGACAAACGATCACGATGATGGCACCCCTTGCAGTATCGGTACgtacgttttcttttttatcccaGCTTCAGCACCTTTTCGGGGTATTCGGAATGTTGTACAGGATATCGTATCCGTCGGGATGCTGTCGCCAACGGGGGTTTAAACAAAAGACTTTAAAGTAATCGATTCAATGATCTAGCAGGGAAGAAAGGCAGCGTGCAGGTAGATCGCACAGAATCATAAGGTCGTCACTTTTTACCATCCGACACTTAAAAACCCAATCGTTGCCCAATGTTTGCCGAGAAGAACAATATGACCTGCTGCACCCGGTTGTTGGGGAAAAAGTTGTTGCTTACGCTGCAGGGCGAGATGCAGTCAATTGCCGGAGGATGTTCGGAACCatcaaacacagacacagagagaGGTTAATCTCTTGTTTGTAGGGCGATGCAGCTTCGCTCGTGTAAGTGTACGAAATCGCACCGTCAGCTCGTTATCTCGCGTTACAAACTTTAATCGCTTGCAACAGGACTCAGTAGCAACAGACTACCGGTGTAGGAAGGGTGGTTGCAGAAGATGGATACAAATTTTTGCATCGAACCATTACGTGGCCTGGCACATAATTTATGGCGAGCGATCGCTCGCACCCGGACCGGGAGCATATCGCTAGAAGGTTGTGGGAAGTAATTTTGTCGTAAATCATGTGGGTCAGGTTCGTAGCTACGTAGACGTAGCTCCAACTACTGCTAAATCCCTGGCAGGACCACTGTGCTGTATGGTGTAGCGGTAAAACCAAATTGAGCACCGGGCAACTTCTGTTCGTGCTTCCGTCCAAGCACGGTGCGGGCTTGTAATCCGTTTGGCGCGATGCAATCACCCGGGCCGGAGGGATGTTCGATCGCTTTGAGATTAACGGCCGCCGTGAACGGGAGTGGACGGGTTGGACGGTTTTGGGATGTGAGGATGTGAGGGTTGCTTTTATCTGATTGAAAATTAGGACTGATTTTCCGTCACCAGAGGGTTCGATGCTGGCCCACAATGGTTCGCCTTAATCGGACAAACTTATGCAGTGGAGGTCCAGCTCCAGGATCGTTTGCATACGATTAGGGTAggtaatttgaataattatgaAAAGTGGCTTACTGTTCAGTGTAGGTATGGATCGGTAAATCACCACGACACGGTTTTGATGTAAGTTTAGTGGCTTACGAATCGCCCACGGGTAGACTGACGTTCAGGATTGCTCCAAAATTCTTACCACTGCCCTTTTTGGGAAGCATTTTTGGAggatataaaatcaataattcgaaaagaaaacaacacattGAGCTTTGGCTGGATTCGGTGCTGCAACACTGCTATTAACAGGATTGGGTCTTGAGAGGTAATGCACAGGAAGCCATAACTCATCTCGTTGCATTTgtgaactatggagctttgcTCGGCATTTAGTTATAACTTTTTAACGTTTTAAAAGTATAACTTTACATTACATATTGATTGCAACAGCAGGTAAATTGCACACCGAAGCGAGTGCTGCCCCTAACCTAGTTTGTGCCTCATCATATTCGCAGCCCACCGGCACCAACGTTCGCAATGCGGATCTAACGCGCAGAGGCTGAAAGGTTGAAATTAAAGCCCGGTGTAATTGCTATAATAACAACCCCGTTTGCGGCAGGTGAAATACGGCTCGGGTTGCATTTCAT is part of the Anopheles merus strain MAF unplaced genomic scaffold, AmerM5.1 LNR4000310, whole genome shotgun sequence genome and encodes:
- the LOC121602128 gene encoding uncharacterized protein LOC121602128, yielding MQRFLIFAALIAASERTALQEHRRSGAEPDQLQAVLHVPYRAHHLFTCPDNTCFNPRTLACDSTNKVRCEPGDIPTSILTSSLKALPANIEHTVTACINQPVATCWPTLPTVAAFYQCSITGAINFQCPAGTCSMLTARMFLGTDPAAVASDRSAIATDHAPSLPIVPPVPMPMPQPAKQPEQPADAVPWKSHSEREIRNPSNCSD